TCAAATTGGTGCTGTAAAAGATATGTATGGTCAAATGCAGGCCAATCACAAAGTTGAAACTTGCTTCTGGCAACCTGACGAACAGACCGGGACCATGATGCGGGTGGCTGGTGAAGTAGAGTTTGTAGATGATGTGGAACTTAAAAAGAAAGTTTTAGAGGATAGACCATTTCTTAAAGAGTTTGGTATGACCTTTGACCATCCTGGACTGATAATTTTCCGCATTGCTAAAGGTGAGGCCTATTTCTGGACCATGCCCACTAATTTCCAGCCGAAAGAGATGATTAAGTTTGGAGATTAAATTATTTCATTAAATCATTTCTTATTATAATTTTTTAATGGAATAAAACTAAAAAAGTAAATTCGATAATTTGGTTATTTTAATTTAAATTTTCTAGGAAAAAGATAAAAAAGTTCAATTATCTATTTCCAGTTCTTTCTCCTCAAAAATGAAAATATCCTCAATATCGGCCTCTAAAACTCTGGCTATCATATAAGCTAATTTTAAAGAGGGGTTGTATTTCCCTTTCTCCAAGAAGACAATGGTTTCTCGCCTAACTCCAACTTTTGCTGCTAATTGGGCCTGTGTTAGATCGTACTTGGCACGTAATTCTTTTATTCTGGTCTTCATCCCATATCTCCTTAATTTCCTAATTTAATCAATAAAGAACAATTTTTTACTATAAAATCGTTTTGACCACTGCATAACTAGCATAATTTATTGAAGGTTATTAGATTATTATTTTAGTCTATGTCGCCTTTACGGCCTAAAATGGTGTTTGCTACAAGCATGGTGGATGTCATAACGAAAATGATCACTCCCATTAATTCAATAGGGTTGTGTATATTTTGGCCCCAATACATGCTCAATACCAGAAAAGAAACGAATGTTAAGGTTATGTACCATGAATAAGTCGTGGCATATGTACCTATTTTTCTCAATCGCTCATCCTGGGCTTTTTTATCCATTCCCACATAGGTGAAAAAATTAGATGTGAGTGCCATTATTCCTAATAAGAGCATAACTGATACTAAGTCGTTCATGGTTTTGGCAACCATCATTATAAGTCCTGAAAGCATTAATGCAGCAGATCCAAGCCATATGCTTATGTTATACCAATTATAATTATCTAAACTTTTTTTACCTTCTTCAACACTTTCTTTTTTGTTAAAAAGAGGCACTAGAAATAATAGGAAAAATCCAAAAAACACGTAATATATTGGATTTTCTAAAACATATCCCATTAAACCTAAAAAACCGAGAAGGCCCCAAAAATAATTAAATTCCATTTTCACTTACTTCACCTCATTTTTAATTTTCAGAATATGTTGTTTATTTACAACATTATGTTATATTTTTTTAACATTATGTTTGATAGATATAACATATTGCTATTTAAATCTTTGGTTAAATGAAAAAATATAATATAAATCTATAGATTAATCAAAAAGAATTTAAGTTATTTGATAGATTAATATCTGGAATATCATTATACTAATCCTTTTTTTCGGTTTTCCATCGTTTAATACAATCTCCAATACTCAAAGAAACCTCGCTTTCCACTATTTGTTCTTCCAGCTTGCTTTTTTTAATATATTCCCTTAAAGGATCATAAACATTGGCTGCTTTAATTTTAATGCCTCGATGGTTCATTTCTTCATAAAGCTCCTCTAGCATCTTGATTCCCGAATAATCAATGAAAGCTGTAGACTCAAAATCAAGGATAAATAGTTTGGTATCATTATATTCGTGATCTACCAGTTCGATAAGGGTATTCTTTATATTTTCGGTGTTCAGGAATATTTGGGAACCATCAATCCTCACAATGAGGGTGTGGGAAATTATTTCACCTTCTGGCCGGCTTTGAATATCTAAAAATCGATTAGTGCCAGGTATACGTCCTAATATGGCGACATGTGGATTGTACATGTTTTTGAGTAGTCCTAAAATGGACAGTACAACTCCTATGACAATTCCCTCCAGGGCCCCTAAAAACAGCACAGACAACATGGTTATCATAGCAATGGCAAATTCTATCCGGCTGAAATAGTAAATATTGCGAAAATGAGGGATGTCCACCAGGCCTTTAATAACATAAAGTACAATGGCGGCCAGTATGGCTTCGGGTAAGT
Above is a window of Methanobacteriales archaeon HGW-Methanobacteriales-1 DNA encoding:
- a CDS encoding pyridoxamine 5'-phosphate oxidase — translated: MDFKDCIKFANETPVCYLATAEGDQPRVRALGFWFADETGFYFQIGAVKDMYGQMQANHKVETCFWQPDEQTGTMMRVAGEVEFVDDVELKKKVLEDRPFLKEFGMTFDHPGLIIFRIAKGEAYFWTMPTNFQPKEMIKFGD
- a CDS encoding transcriptional regulator, giving the protein MKTRIKELRAKYDLTQAQLAAKVGVRRETIVFLEKGKYNPSLKLAYMIARVLEADIEDIFIFEEKELEIDN